Proteins encoded by one window of Cuniculiplasma divulgatum:
- a CDS encoding superoxide dismutase: MVEKWEKKNQFKPKGLDGISDQQIEYHFETHYNGYVTKLNEIWEKLPNADRSKANQNYSEFRELKLEETFNYDGSLLHEIYFESLKKDGLKNLSEELKKKISEDFGSYEKWVEDFNATGTAFRGWALLVYDLNTGKLRNIGADVHNTNGIWNAIVVMALDVYEHAYYVDYGAKRAPYLDAFMKNVDWASVNKRFEKAHKAYLAFK; this comes from the coding sequence ATGGTAGAAAAATGGGAAAAGAAAAATCAATTCAAGCCAAAGGGACTGGATGGTATATCAGATCAGCAAATAGAATATCACTTTGAGACGCATTATAATGGGTACGTCACAAAGTTGAATGAGATTTGGGAAAAACTTCCAAATGCAGACAGAAGCAAGGCAAACCAGAATTACAGCGAATTCAGGGAACTTAAGCTGGAAGAAACCTTCAATTATGATGGTTCGCTTCTTCACGAGATATATTTCGAGTCACTGAAAAAGGATGGTCTCAAGAATCTATCTGAAGAACTGAAAAAGAAGATCTCAGAAGATTTCGGAAGCTATGAGAAATGGGTTGAGGACTTTAATGCTACTGGTACTGCATTCAGGGGATGGGCACTTCTTGTATATGACCTGAACACCGGAAAGCTGAGAAACATTGGTGCTGATGTACACAACACAAATGGAATATGGAATGCCATAGTCGTCATGGCTCTAGATGTCTACGAACACGCATATTACGTAGACTACGGGGCAAAGAGGGCACCATATCTGGACGCATTCATGAAGAATGTAGATTGGGCATCAGTGAACAAGAGATTCGAAAAGGCTCACAAGGCATATCTCGCATTCAAATAA
- a CDS encoding V-type ATP synthase subunit A — MGKIIRVSGPVVVAEDIENQKMFDVVRVGELNLVGEIIKLNGNRATIQVYEDTSGIKPGEKVETTGKPLSVELGPGLLKSIYDGIQRPLDIIRESSGDFIRRGYTANPIDLKAKWEFKPLVKKGDDIKPGQILGTVQETSLIEHKIMAPRDIEGQISEILEGSMTVTDVYAHVKTKNGDKKLTMRQEWPVRTIRGVKSKLPPSIPLVTGQRVIDTFFPVAKGGTVAVPGPFGSGKTVVQHQLSKWADSDIVVYVGCGERGNEMTEILTTFPELQDPKSGKPLMERTILIANTSNMPVAAREASIYTGISIAEYYRDMGYGIALMADSTSRWAEALREISGRLEEMPGEEGYPAYLGRRLSEFYERSGNAIISGNPDRNGSITIVGAVSPPGGDISEPVSQNTLRVTRVFWALDASLASRRHFPSINWLNSYSLYESELLPWFSENISKDWPTIYSKMMNILQKESELQEVVQLVGYDALPDREKSVLDVAKIIREDYLQQSAFDDVDQFCSLNKQIVMMKLIMHYSNEIEKTIDQGFSMSQIENIPSKEKISRIKEVRDPDLEKYFNETVTSIDSDLKRIRGEK, encoded by the coding sequence TTGGGAAAGATAATCAGAGTTTCCGGTCCAGTAGTGGTCGCGGAAGATATTGAAAACCAAAAAATGTTTGATGTGGTTAGAGTAGGTGAACTCAACCTCGTGGGAGAAATCATAAAGCTGAACGGTAACAGGGCAACAATACAGGTATACGAGGATACAAGTGGGATAAAGCCGGGAGAAAAGGTCGAGACAACCGGAAAGCCTCTTTCAGTTGAACTGGGACCTGGATTACTTAAATCCATTTACGATGGTATCCAGAGACCTCTGGACATCATACGGGAAAGCAGTGGAGATTTCATAAGGAGAGGTTATACAGCAAATCCCATAGATCTGAAGGCGAAATGGGAATTCAAGCCTCTGGTGAAAAAGGGTGATGATATAAAACCTGGACAGATACTGGGAACAGTTCAGGAAACATCTCTTATAGAACATAAAATAATGGCTCCAAGGGACATAGAAGGTCAGATTAGTGAGATCCTTGAGGGCAGCATGACCGTTACAGACGTCTATGCTCATGTTAAAACAAAGAATGGAGATAAAAAATTAACCATGAGGCAGGAGTGGCCTGTAAGGACTATCAGGGGTGTAAAATCAAAATTACCACCTTCCATACCACTTGTAACAGGTCAGAGGGTAATTGATACATTTTTCCCTGTAGCAAAGGGTGGAACAGTTGCAGTTCCAGGTCCATTTGGATCTGGAAAGACCGTGGTTCAGCACCAGCTGTCCAAGTGGGCAGACAGCGATATAGTTGTTTATGTGGGATGCGGTGAAAGGGGAAATGAAATGACCGAAATTCTCACAACATTCCCTGAACTGCAGGACCCAAAGAGTGGAAAGCCCCTCATGGAGAGAACAATATTAATAGCAAACACCTCAAACATGCCTGTTGCAGCAAGAGAAGCCAGTATTTATACTGGAATATCCATAGCAGAATATTACAGGGATATGGGATATGGAATTGCTCTAATGGCTGATAGCACATCAAGATGGGCAGAGGCCTTAAGGGAAATATCTGGTAGACTTGAGGAAATGCCAGGAGAGGAAGGATATCCAGCATATCTGGGAAGGAGGCTTTCTGAGTTCTATGAAAGATCGGGAAATGCCATAATCTCTGGAAATCCAGACAGAAATGGTTCAATAACCATAGTGGGTGCAGTCTCACCACCTGGTGGAGATATATCAGAGCCTGTTTCACAGAACACCCTGAGAGTTACAAGAGTTTTCTGGGCACTTGATGCATCTCTCGCCTCGAGGAGGCACTTTCCATCAATAAACTGGCTGAACAGTTATTCGCTATATGAAAGTGAACTTCTGCCATGGTTCAGTGAGAATATATCCAAGGATTGGCCAACAATTTACAGTAAGATGATGAATATACTTCAGAAGGAATCTGAATTGCAGGAGGTTGTCCAGCTGGTTGGATATGATGCCTTACCAGACAGGGAAAAATCAGTTCTGGATGTTGCCAAGATAATAAGGGAAGATTACCTGCAGCAAAGTGCCTTTGACGATGTGGATCAGTTTTGCTCACTTAATAAGCAGATCGTGATGATGAAACTGATCATGCACTATTCCAATGAGATAGAGAAGACAATTGATCAGGGATTCTCAATGTCTCAGATAGAGAATATACCTTCGAAGGAGAAAATTTCAAGGATAAAAGAGGTAAGAGATCCGGATCTGGAGAAGTATTTCAATGAAACAGTGACCAGCATAGATTCAGATCTAAAAAGAATCAGGGGTGAAAAGTAA
- a CDS encoding V-type ATP synthase subunit E translates to MSAEDIIEEIEKKGKEQINRISADCEKSLKEIRDRSQERLKELEKNMSRKLEESLKKIEVTSKDEILIAIKTIEMERKRKLLEDFWEIAYNSESIIRKDPKYEEFIRNSIKEAGSKLGKGFKVLGSSEDKNIISKVNGDFTFEQSERIRLGILVTSSDGKRTLNMTFDSIMSDQKEKIEEMIMEKMGAD, encoded by the coding sequence ATGTCAGCAGAGGATATAATAGAAGAGATAGAAAAAAAGGGTAAGGAGCAAATCAATAGAATATCCGCTGACTGTGAAAAGAGCCTTAAGGAAATAAGGGACAGAAGTCAGGAAAGACTGAAAGAACTTGAAAAGAACATGTCACGAAAACTCGAGGAGAGCCTGAAGAAAATTGAAGTGACATCAAAAGACGAGATACTGATTGCAATTAAAACCATAGAGATGGAAAGGAAGAGAAAACTTCTTGAGGATTTCTGGGAAATTGCATATAATTCTGAGTCTATCATTAGGAAGGACCCAAAATATGAAGAGTTTATCAGGAATTCCATAAAGGAAGCAGGTTCTAAGCTTGGAAAGGGCTTCAAAGTTCTAGGTTCCAGTGAAGATAAGAACATTATAAGCAAGGTTAATGGAGATTTTACCTTTGAGCAATCAGAAAGGATAAGGCTTGGGATACTCGTCACATCATCAGATGGAAAGAGGACCCTTAATATGACTTTTGATTCCATTATGAGCGATCAGAAAGAAAAGATCGAGGAGATGATAATGGAAAAGATGGGTGCGGATTAA
- a CDS encoding MFS transporter, whose product MPENSNTDRQIDHRTVIVIIAVILSMTFAIRSSNNMYVTSVPLLARYYFFYSNVEIGLLASAASLTTFIMSTFINARAESKTRRKIFIISSIIYAVTFPLFYISTPFTIWIILPVASFTLGSIMPNIITSASLFKDKRQRERILSIYTLTLSLSLILGPYIESELLHYVSFQESFLIFSILPAVGMIDSFFIKFPDEMGVRRRGFDITVLKDKGFQSSLLNILAYNIPFAFLTTYGGLFGISDFNINISTVNLTFSLFFLTSFISRLVFSVRVPERLPRLMFSAVILSAIGLLVLGTAKSYDYFMLAFLILGIPHGLTYPLSVMSITRSFPENRRNMANSYFFSIMMAIGTVMPFISGEVIKIVGYRNAFLVVIPVIFVILATLYIVLKAKEREESTSTMEKT is encoded by the coding sequence ATGCCTGAAAATTCAAACACAGATAGGCAAATAGATCATAGGACAGTAATCGTAATCATAGCGGTCATCCTTTCGATGACCTTTGCCATCAGGTCCAGTAACAATATGTATGTTACATCTGTACCTCTCTTGGCAAGGTACTACTTTTTCTATTCCAACGTCGAGATAGGTCTTCTGGCTTCAGCTGCATCCCTGACTACCTTTATAATGAGTACATTCATCAATGCAAGAGCTGAGTCCAAAACAAGAAGGAAAATTTTCATTATTTCGTCAATAATATATGCAGTTACTTTTCCGCTCTTCTATATATCAACTCCCTTCACAATATGGATAATTCTGCCAGTTGCATCTTTCACACTGGGTTCCATAATGCCCAATATTATCACATCAGCGTCTCTTTTTAAGGATAAACGACAGAGGGAAAGAATCCTTTCCATTTACACCCTCACTCTCAGTCTTTCATTGATACTTGGACCGTATATTGAAAGTGAACTGCTCCACTACGTATCATTCCAAGAATCATTCCTTATATTCTCCATTTTACCGGCCGTAGGAATGATCGATTCATTCTTCATAAAATTTCCAGATGAGATGGGTGTCAGGAGAAGAGGATTTGATATAACAGTACTAAAGGATAAGGGATTTCAATCATCACTTCTCAACATCCTTGCCTATAACATCCCCTTTGCCTTTCTCACCACGTATGGTGGGCTCTTCGGCATATCTGACTTCAATATAAACATCTCTACGGTCAATCTGACATTCAGCCTTTTCTTTCTAACATCATTCATATCAAGACTTGTATTTTCTGTGAGGGTACCAGAAAGATTGCCAAGATTGATGTTTTCAGCGGTTATTCTTTCCGCCATAGGATTGCTTGTACTTGGAACAGCAAAATCCTATGATTATTTTATGTTAGCATTCCTGATCCTCGGCATCCCCCATGGACTTACATATCCACTTTCTGTAATGTCCATAACAAGGAGTTTTCCAGAAAACAGGAGAAATATGGCTAACAGTTATTTCTTTTCCATAATGATGGCCATTGGTACAGTAATGCCATTCATATCTGGTGAGGTAATAAAAATAGTAGGATACAGAAACGCATTCCTCGTGGTCATACCTGTCATATTTGTAATTCTGGCAACTCTGTACATTGTACTCAAGGCTAAGGAGCGAGAAGAATCAACCTCAACAATGGAAAAAACATAA
- a CDS encoding V-type ATPase subunit, whose translation MDATFFGSASKCRLLNDELLKEETFSELINAESFSDVLRIMDGTPYSTHIQALSGLYSSYELLEIASNRRMMNLVLKVAESPPANGREAIKSYISRWDIDSIKNIITSKYLGKDIKKSDIFVVDRNNYPVGMLGNVLTPEDYTLMINENDIEGISKYLVKLSYGIYLLKYLDEYRKERDVSVLLYSLDIAYYSRLFESVKYFLGNEEPARFFIRDEVDQKNLMTLIKAKTLGLDFEAIDNGLMNMGNIDIQKLREMYNSSESENIAIKCLNLYGVKGIENENGISSGEAETLMKRTLLERTLPRFSLQSNSIGSIFNTLLRFENERNNLRIIFAGKAYGMDKERIRKMMVNI comes from the coding sequence ATGGATGCAACTTTTTTCGGGAGTGCGTCCAAGTGCCGATTACTCAATGATGAGCTTCTAAAGGAAGAAACCTTCAGCGAACTCATAAATGCAGAGAGTTTTTCAGATGTTTTAAGAATAATGGACGGAACCCCGTACAGCACCCATATTCAGGCTCTATCAGGATTATACAGTTCCTATGAACTTCTTGAGATTGCATCCAACAGAAGGATGATGAATCTTGTACTGAAAGTTGCAGAATCTCCTCCAGCAAATGGAAGGGAAGCAATTAAGAGTTACATATCACGATGGGATATAGATAGCATAAAAAACATCATTACTTCAAAGTATCTTGGGAAAGATATAAAGAAGAGTGATATCTTTGTTGTTGACAGAAACAACTACCCTGTGGGTATGCTTGGAAACGTGCTTACACCAGAAGATTATACATTAATGATAAATGAAAACGACATAGAGGGAATTTCTAAATATCTTGTGAAGCTAAGTTACGGAATATACCTATTAAAATATCTCGATGAGTACAGGAAGGAGAGAGATGTATCAGTGCTTCTGTATTCACTGGATATTGCATATTACTCAAGGCTTTTCGAAAGTGTTAAATATTTTCTTGGGAATGAGGAACCAGCGAGATTTTTTATAAGGGATGAGGTCGATCAAAAGAATCTTATGACACTGATAAAGGCAAAGACCCTGGGACTGGATTTTGAGGCCATAGATAATGGTCTAATGAACATGGGTAATATTGACATACAGAAGCTGAGAGAGATGTACAATTCAAGTGAATCAGAAAATATAGCAATAAAGTGTTTGAACCTTTACGGAGTAAAAGGAATAGAAAATGAAAATGGAATTTCATCAGGAGAAGCAGAAACTCTCATGAAGAGGACTCTTCTGGAGAGGACCCTTCCGAGATTTTCCCTTCAATCGAATTCCATAGGTTCCATATTTAATACGCTTCTAAGGTTTGAGAATGAGAGAAATAATCTGAGGATAATATTTGCTGGAAAGGCATATGGAATGGATAAGGAAAGAATAAGGAAGATGATGGTAAATATATGA
- a CDS encoding PadR family transcriptional regulator, with product MKLSDEKILRGLLSIYLLREMCIKPRYGYELNREVTEKIGVELPKGTVYVLLKNLKNKGLIENEGSCEEDHQKAVIYRITDKGHEFVKSHYQALRLARGMIDDILMTIDNNL from the coding sequence ATGAAACTGTCCGATGAAAAAATACTGAGAGGATTGCTCAGTATATACCTCTTAAGGGAAATGTGCATTAAACCACGTTACGGATACGAACTAAACAGGGAAGTTACGGAAAAAATAGGAGTGGAACTTCCAAAGGGTACAGTTTATGTTTTGCTCAAAAACCTTAAAAATAAGGGGCTTATAGAAAATGAAGGATCCTGTGAAGAGGATCATCAAAAGGCAGTAATATACAGGATAACAGATAAGGGACATGAGTTCGTAAAATCCCATTATCAGGCTCTGAGACTTGCCAGAGGCATGATAGATGATATCCTTATGACAATTGATAATAATTTATGA
- a CDS encoding DUF3834 domain-containing protein: MSIKVLTAPGPVCFPLLAVDSKDIDVKFGKDGNADIIMDSSISLIKRKLPIHMVLLSGLSMVSPDFNGTTAILRKGGASDVLSKIIVRNESLPVDFVYGENMEEIKALLNKGKATSAVVMSMSGMKGITLEERAKKAGIYVPGSCSASFEDRSTLNDFRTIYNQGLEEFNKNPEKAAETVSKKLPNKFPLEFIIGTMKSMKPILEKPQDYSKLEGAVLNA; the protein is encoded by the coding sequence ATGAGCATTAAAGTTTTAACAGCACCAGGACCAGTTTGTTTTCCACTGCTTGCAGTTGACAGTAAGGATATAGATGTAAAATTTGGAAAGGATGGGAATGCTGACATAATCATGGATTCTTCAATCTCACTGATCAAGAGAAAGTTGCCAATTCATATGGTATTATTAAGTGGATTATCGATGGTTAGCCCAGATTTCAATGGAACAACAGCAATATTGAGAAAGGGTGGAGCAAGTGATGTTTTATCAAAAATTATTGTGAGGAATGAATCCTTGCCAGTAGACTTTGTTTATGGAGAGAATATGGAAGAAATTAAAGCACTGTTAAATAAGGGTAAGGCAACTTCAGCAGTAGTTATGTCCATGAGTGGAATGAAAGGTATTACACTGGAGGAAAGGGCTAAGAAAGCTGGGATCTATGTCCCAGGAAGCTGTTCAGCCTCATTTGAGGATAGGAGCACTCTAAACGATTTCAGGACCATTTACAACCAGGGACTGGAGGAATTTAATAAAAATCCGGAAAAGGCTGCAGAGACAGTTTCAAAAAAATTACCGAATAAATTTCCTCTTGAGTTCATAATTGGCACCATGAAATCCATGAAGCCAATACTGGAAAAACCTCAAGATTACAGCAAGCTGGAAGGGGCAGTACTTAATGCCTGA
- a CDS encoding phospholipase D-like domain-containing protein has translation MNIHTEPEDGKNPVLEIIRESQKFLHLNYYLIDDPEFMKAIEDRVSHKVNVQIIIDGEPYEGSSHSSLEALRRTGAQVNLSPSRFDNTDVFDHAKYMYNEKRFLIGTMNLTDAAFKSNREYFVIGDERKVLKSLASIFESDWKGERAGEVDRKDLIVSPDSENRILGILRDGKKLFIETEELGNDRVILDTLKTKGKKLRMILPSSISDEDMNNADELMKNGAKIRVMPAEKLYMHAKMIHTGKFVFIGSQNFSSTSLLKNREVGIMVKKYGMKKIFNNKFKEDWKNSETITRKMRKGAKS, from the coding sequence ATGAACATTCATACTGAACCCGAAGATGGAAAGAATCCTGTACTTGAGATCATAAGGGAAAGCCAAAAGTTCCTGCACCTGAACTACTATCTCATTGACGATCCTGAATTCATGAAGGCAATCGAGGACAGGGTATCCCATAAGGTAAACGTTCAGATAATAATTGATGGCGAGCCATATGAGGGAAGCAGTCATTCCAGCCTTGAGGCACTCAGAAGGACAGGCGCACAGGTTAATCTTTCTCCTTCAAGATTTGATAATACTGACGTTTTTGATCATGCGAAATACATGTACAATGAAAAGAGGTTCCTAATAGGAACAATGAATCTGACAGATGCAGCATTCAAGAGCAACAGGGAGTACTTTGTAATAGGCGATGAAAGAAAGGTTCTAAAATCCCTTGCAAGTATATTTGAATCAGACTGGAAGGGAGAAAGAGCAGGTGAGGTTGATAGAAAGGATCTGATTGTTTCACCAGACTCTGAGAACAGGATCCTTGGAATACTGAGGGACGGAAAGAAGCTATTCATAGAAACAGAAGAACTTGGTAATGACAGGGTAATTCTTGACACCCTGAAGACCAAGGGAAAGAAATTAAGGATGATACTTCCTTCAAGCATTTCCGATGAGGACATGAATAACGCAGATGAACTCATGAAGAATGGTGCAAAAATTAGGGTAATGCCTGCTGAAAAACTCTATATGCACGCCAAGATGATCCATACAGGAAAGTTCGTGTTCATTGGTTCACAGAATTTCTCATCCACAAGTCTACTGAAAAACAGGGAAGTAGGGATCATGGTGAAGAAATACGGGATGAAGAAGATATTCAATAACAAGTTCAAGGAGGACTGGAAAAACTCTGAGACTATTACCAGAAAGATGAGGAAGGGCGCAAAATCCTGA
- a CDS encoding N-glycosylase/DNA lyase — MRYRVNKDNMTGSNITAQKVWFTELEDLINSKFRDEVNERVKEFESFRKKDGPEIFFELCYCFLTANTSAELGIKMQRELGVQPFIEDSTEVLTAKLKNAHYRFYNTRGKFISENRWIIPELPVLLNHPDPWVAREFIVENVKGIGYKESSHFLRNTGVFDFAILDKHIIRMLDGEFARSGKALNRKLYMKYEQQVIQISEQLGLKPGVLDLYMWKMATGKLIK, encoded by the coding sequence ATGCGGTACAGAGTCAACAAGGATAACATGACTGGTAGCAATATAACAGCACAGAAAGTATGGTTCACAGAACTGGAAGATCTAATTAATTCCAAATTCAGGGACGAGGTGAATGAAAGAGTTAAGGAATTCGAATCATTCAGAAAGAAGGATGGACCAGAGATTTTTTTTGAGCTATGCTACTGCTTCCTGACAGCCAATACTTCTGCAGAATTAGGCATAAAGATGCAGAGAGAGCTGGGAGTACAGCCATTCATAGAGGATAGTACAGAAGTTTTAACTGCTAAATTAAAAAATGCGCATTATAGATTCTACAATACGAGGGGTAAATTTATTTCGGAGAACAGATGGATAATACCTGAACTACCTGTACTGTTGAATCATCCCGATCCATGGGTCGCAAGAGAGTTCATTGTGGAAAATGTTAAGGGAATAGGGTATAAGGAATCATCTCATTTTCTAAGGAACACTGGTGTTTTTGACTTTGCAATACTTGATAAACACATCATAAGAATGCTGGACGGGGAATTTGCAAGATCAGGTAAGGCCCTGAATAGAAAGCTTTACATGAAGTATGAACAACAGGTGATCCAGATTTCAGAACAGCTTGGGCTGAAGCCAGGTGTACTGGACCTTTACATGTGGAAGATGGCAACTGGAAAGTTAATAAAATAA
- a CDS encoding ATP/GTP-binding protein, whose protein sequence is MKGALFVAGPAGTGKSTFCASFKDWLTTNNMDAAIVNLDPGSEFIPYESDIDIREWISISDIMSEFNLGPNGAQIVASDLIIENVDRIKALLDELTDYYVIFDTPGQIELFTLRSSSSMIVDSLGGKKSMLAFIGDSIISSIPSGYISQKLMYASVMTRFFKPTLYIMNKSDILQDDQLETISQWDESVDNLMDSLMEEKVDLRKDFFYNVMNSFDESGLSSKMIPVSSKNMFGMEDVYSAMSLFLSGGEDEDTMYKDD, encoded by the coding sequence ATGAAAGGGGCACTTTTTGTAGCCGGACCAGCGGGAACAGGTAAGTCGACATTCTGTGCTTCATTCAAGGACTGGCTAACAACCAACAACATGGATGCAGCCATTGTGAATCTGGACCCTGGGTCAGAATTCATTCCATATGAAAGTGATATAGACATAAGAGAATGGATATCCATAAGCGACATAATGAGCGAATTCAACCTGGGACCAAACGGTGCCCAGATCGTGGCTTCAGATCTCATAATAGAAAATGTAGATAGAATAAAGGCACTTCTGGATGAACTCACTGACTACTATGTAATCTTCGACACACCGGGACAAATAGAACTCTTTACCCTGAGATCTTCAAGTTCAATGATAGTGGACTCTCTTGGGGGCAAGAAATCCATGCTGGCATTCATTGGAGATTCTATCATATCATCAATCCCATCCGGATATATATCGCAGAAACTTATGTACGCATCAGTAATGACAAGGTTCTTCAAACCAACACTGTATATAATGAATAAATCAGATATTCTTCAGGATGATCAGCTTGAAACGATTTCGCAGTGGGATGAGTCTGTTGACAACCTAATGGACAGCCTGATGGAGGAAAAGGTAGATCTTAGAAAGGACTTCTTCTACAACGTGATGAATTCTTTCGATGAAAGCGGTCTAAGCAGTAAGATGATACCTGTGTCTTCAAAGAACATGTTCGGAATGGAAGACGTTTATTCTGCCATGTCGCTCTTCCTTTCAGGAGGGGAAGATGAGGACACTATGTATAAAGATGATTGA
- a CDS encoding V-type ATP synthase subunit B translates to MVKVGYKNISEISGPLIFVEGISDAGYNEMVTIETPSGEIKSGQVLDTRNGLAIVQVFGSTSGLDSNNTTVRFRGETARIKVSDEVLGRIFNGLGEPIDNGPQLLSKESVEIVGDAINPYSREEPSEFIQTGISTIDGMNTLVRGQKLPIFSGSGLPHNVLASQIARQAKTLKTGESFAVVFGAMGITSEEANFFMNEFRKTGALSRAAIFMNLSSDPSMERIILPRVALTTAEYLAYEREYHVLVILTDMTNYCESLREISSAREEVPGRRGYPGYMYTDLSTIYERAGKIRGRNGSITQLPILTMPGDDITNPIPDLTGYITEGQIVMSRELQRKGVYPPVDVLPSLSRLMNQGIGKGRTREDHRGVADQLYSAYATGKDLRSLSAIVGEESLSSSDKSYLKFADNFENKYVAQKLDEDRTIEDTLEISYDLLSELPETEMKRLKKDFIQKYGKWK, encoded by the coding sequence ATGGTTAAGGTTGGATACAAGAATATAAGCGAGATAAGTGGTCCACTGATCTTTGTGGAAGGGATCTCAGACGCAGGCTATAATGAAATGGTCACCATAGAGACACCCAGTGGGGAGATAAAATCAGGTCAGGTTCTCGACACAAGAAATGGGCTTGCCATAGTACAGGTTTTCGGCTCAACATCTGGTCTGGACAGCAATAATACAACTGTAAGATTCAGGGGTGAAACTGCCAGGATCAAGGTATCTGATGAGGTTCTTGGAAGGATTTTTAATGGTCTTGGTGAACCAATAGACAACGGACCACAGCTTCTGTCCAAAGAAAGTGTTGAGATAGTTGGAGATGCAATAAATCCATATTCAAGAGAGGAGCCATCAGAATTCATTCAGACTGGAATATCCACAATAGATGGAATGAACACGCTTGTAAGGGGACAAAAACTTCCCATATTCTCAGGTTCCGGTCTCCCACATAATGTGCTTGCATCGCAAATTGCAAGGCAGGCAAAAACCCTGAAGACTGGGGAAAGCTTTGCCGTGGTGTTTGGGGCCATGGGTATTACAAGCGAAGAGGCAAATTTTTTCATGAACGAATTCAGGAAGACAGGAGCTCTTTCCAGGGCTGCAATATTCATGAATTTATCATCCGATCCATCCATGGAAAGGATAATTCTTCCCAGGGTTGCCCTTACAACTGCAGAGTACCTTGCGTATGAGAGAGAATACCATGTTCTTGTTATACTTACGGATATGACAAATTACTGTGAATCCTTAAGAGAAATATCATCAGCAAGAGAGGAGGTTCCAGGGAGAAGGGGATACCCAGGATACATGTACACAGATCTTAGTACTATTTATGAAAGAGCAGGAAAGATAAGGGGAAGAAATGGATCAATAACACAGCTACCCATACTTACAATGCCAGGTGACGATATAACAAATCCAATACCCGATCTTACAGGATATATAACAGAGGGCCAGATCGTAATGAGCAGGGAACTCCAGAGAAAGGGCGTTTATCCTCCAGTGGATGTTTTACCCTCACTTTCAAGGCTGATGAATCAGGGAATTGGAAAGGGAAGAACAAGAGAGGATCACCGTGGTGTTGCAGATCAGCTATATTCAGCCTATGCAACTGGAAAAGATCTCAGATCACTGAGTGCAATAGTAGGAGAGGAATCTTTGAGTTCAAGCGATAAGAGCTACCTAAAGTTTGCAGATAATTTCGAAAACAAATACGTAGCCCAGAAGCTGGACGAGGATAGGACAATAGAGGATACACTGGAAATAAGTTATGATCTTCTATCTGAACTGCCTGAGACAGAAATGAAGAGGTTGAAAAAGGACTTCATACAGAAATACGGAAAATGGAAGTGA
- a CDS encoding V-type ATP synthase subunit F, with protein MINQKQDEGRIAVIGERSISMGFRLIGIEDTFEAEGKEALEKLQSIEKSGKYSVIFVSESLKSVMDKRLLNYYESTLKPLVMFIPLPGVDREESLETMAKRILGVDIGR; from the coding sequence ATGATCAATCAAAAGCAGGATGAAGGTAGAATTGCGGTAATTGGGGAAAGATCAATCTCAATGGGGTTCAGGCTCATAGGAATAGAAGATACTTTTGAGGCTGAGGGCAAGGAGGCACTTGAAAAACTTCAGTCAATTGAAAAGTCAGGGAAGTACTCCGTGATCTTTGTATCAGAAAGCCTGAAGTCAGTTATGGATAAAAGACTGCTTAATTATTATGAGAGCACACTTAAGCCTCTCGTTATGTTCATCCCCCTGCCAGGTGTGGACAGAGAAGAAAGTTTAGAAACAATGGCCAAAAGAATATTGGGCGTAGATATAGGAAGGTGA